ATATGGCCTAAAACCAATGGCAAAAATCTTGTCAGCAGCAGCAGCCGGTATTGAGCCACGCATTATGGGTGCAGGCCCGATCGAAGCCATTAAAAAAGCAGTTGCGCGCGCGGGACTTACTTTAGATGACATGGATATTATCGAAATTAATGAAGCTTTTGCTTCACAGGTTTTATCTTGCTTAAAAGGTTTAAATGTTGATTTTAATGACCCTCGTGTAAATCCAAACGGTGGTGCGATTGCGGTTGGTCATCCACTTGGTGCATCTGGTGCTCGTCTTAGCTTAACAGTAGCTCGTGAGTTAATTCGCCGTAAAAAGAAATATGCAGTGGTGAGCCTATGTATTGGTGTAGGTCAAGGTCTTGCGATGGTGATTGAAAATGTTTCATAACCATTGATCCAGATATCCATTCATCACAACAGTGCAGTGATGAATGGATTTATTTTGCATAGCGAAATATAATGGCAAAACTATTTTGCTTTAATTATATTTGAGGATCGAATGTCTCAAAACACGGAAACTGAAAAACCAATAAATTTTGATGAGATACGTTTAGATCCTATTTCGCATATACATCGGGAAAACAACCCGCAATTTATTGCTTCTTTAGCGCGCGGTTTAGAACTTTTAAGATGCTTTTCTGCAAATAATCAGGTGCTTGGTAACCAAGAATTAGCAAAAATGACGGGTTTACCTAAACCGACCATTGCACGTATTACCAATACCCTTGTGTCATTAGGCTATTTAAAACAATTGCCTAATTCAACCAAATACACATTAGACATTGGTGTTTTATCTTTAGGATATGCAGCATTATCTAATATCTCGATTCGTAATATTGCTCATCAATATATGGAAGAGTTGAGTCAGTATGTTCAGGCCCCTGTGGCGATGGCAACGCGTGACCGATTAAATATGGTGTATATCGATGTTGTGCAAATTGAAACTGCATTAAATATGCGCCGTCCAATTGGATCAACCTTACCACTTCATAGTAGTTCAATGGGTCGAGCTTGTTTGGCTGCAACTCCTGAACGTGAGCGCAACTTTCTCCTCGATGCACTGAAACAAAAGAACCCCGAAAACTGGCCAGCCATAAAACGCTCTTTAGAACGAGCTTTCCGTGATTACCAAGATTATGGATATTGTTTGTCTTTAGGCGAATGGCATAAAGAAGTGAACTCGGTGGCTGTACCTCTGGTCAGCTCCAAACATGGTCTTTATGTTTTTAACTGTGGTGCACCAAGTTTTCATTTAAATCCAGAAAAACTTGAAGGTGAAATTGGACCACGTTTAATCCACATGGTGCACAATATTCAAGATGCTTTGAATGAAACGCACTAATAACCATACTTAAAAGAGTCATGGTTGTGTTGATTAAAGTTCCTCTTTCATTATGACTATAGGCATGATGAAAAACGCACTCTATACCCCAACCATTATTTTAATGGCAATTGCAGCAGGCATTTGTACAGGTGGAAATTATTTTAGTCAGCCACTCATTCATTCAATTAGTGTAAGCCTAAATTTAACTGAAACGACTACAGCGTGGGTGCCGACTCTAGCCCAAATCACCTACGCATGTGGCTTACTTTTCTTAATGCCATTAGGGGACATAATAGAAAAGCGCAAGCTACTCTTTGTTTTTATGTTATTGGCTTCAAGCGGATTAATTATTAGCGGTTTTTCGCACAATATTTATCTTTTACTGCTTGGCACCGTCATTACTGGTCTATTTTCTAGTTCAGCCCAACTGTTATTACCTCTTGCTGCAAGTCTGGTTCCGATTCAACAAAGCGGCCGTGTGGTTGGCTTTTTACTGAGCGGATTGATGATGGGTGTTTTACTCGCTCGTTCCCTTTCAGGGCTGATGTCTACTCTTTTTGCATGGAATATTATTTATCTGGTCAGTGGTTTTCTATTACTTGTTATTGCCTTTATTTTGCATCGTAATATCGGGTTATTTCCACCAACAAAATCTGAAAACTATGTAAAAACTATTCGCTCTTTACCAAAGATTTTTATTCAAAATCGGCGTTTAAGAACCAGAACTTATATTGGTGGTTTTACATTTGCTTGTGTGAGTTTAACCTTTACAACCATGTCGTTGCTTCTGGCTCCAGCACCCTATTTTTTTAGTGACTTTACCATCGGGCTTTTTAGTTTTGTGGGTGTGTTAGGAACTTTCGTTGCCAATTTTTCAGGTAAATTTATTGACCAAGGTTATATTCATAAAATTTCGATTTATTGCGGCATCGGACTAATTTTAAGTTGGATACTATTTTCACTTTTACCCTACCATTTCGCTTTTTACATTATTGCCTTACTCATTCTCTACGCTTCTCTTTCTGCTGTACATGTCACCAACCAAAGTATTGTATTTAAACTTAATCAAGAATTACGCTCACGGTTTAACGCGATTTATATGACAGGTTACTTTGCTGGCGGTGCTTTAGGCACAACAGCAGGAAGCTACGCTTGGAAACATTTTGGATGGACCGGTGTCTGTATTTTAGGCTTAATTTTTGCCATTTTATGTCTTTATTATTGTGTGAGGGATGCAAAAAAACAGCACAGTTCAAACTTGTGCTGATCTTAATAAATCACGCTAATAGCTAATTTTAGGGCTAGGATAAATCCTATAAAAGCCCTAATAATCTGCCACGAATAATATCTTCTGCATCTTTAACAATTCGACTAACCAGTTCATCACATGTCGGAATATCATGAATCAAACTTGCAACTAAACCGCATGACCATGCGCCAGCATTGACATCACCATCAATCATGACTTTTGGATAAACACCAGCAACTTCTTCAATAATATCTTCAAATTTAATGCTCTCACCAAGCGCTTTTTCTTTTGCCACGATTTTTTCTACGGCCGCATTATTCATGACACGTTCTGTGTTTCGTAAAGCCCGCATAATTAAACGCGTATCTAGTTCGGTTGCATTCAATATCGCCTGTTTCACATTTGCATGTACAGGAGCTTCCCGAGTTGCAATAAAGCGCGTTCCCATATTAATTCCATCGGCTCCCATCGCTAAAGCAGCAGCGAGTGAGCGTCCATCTGCCATACCACCTGAGGCAACAAATGGAATTTCTAATGCATCGGCAGCTAAAGGTAATAAAATCATATTTGGCACGTCATCCTCACCAGGGTGTCCACCACACTCAAATCCATCTACAGAAACTGCATCGCACCCAATTTGCTGTGCTTTTAAGCTATGTCGAACCGAAGTACATTTGTGAATTACTTTAATGCCAGCAGCCTTTAAATATGGCATGACTTGTTCAGGATTACGCCCCGCTGTTTCTACAACCTTTACCCCGCCTTTAATGATTGCTTCTACAAAACCCGGATAATCAGGGGTATTCACAGTAGGCAAAAAGGTTAAATTTACCCCAAAAGGCTTGTCGGTCATTTCTCGGCAACGTGCAATTTCTTTTGCCAGATTTTCAGGTGTACGCTGAGTTAAGCCAGTAATAATGCCTAACCCACCCGCATTTGAAACCGCAGCCGCAAGCTCTGCAAAACCAACATAATGCATACCACCTTGAATAATGGGGTGCTCGATTTCAAATAATTCTGTAATTTTGGTCTTCATACTCTTTCCACTCACTGTTCTATAGCTAGCTTCTCATTTCCTTAGCAGAGCTAGATGCTTATTTACGCATAAATCCTGTCGTCATTTAATTGACTTAATGTTAAAATTTCACAATACAAAATTTTATACCACAATATAAAACAAAATAATTGATAACGGAATTATTTTTCGATAGCATCATTTTAATAAGTTTAAATTTTAAACGAAAAGTTATTTAAAGGGATGAATAATGCAGCAGGACAATAAAACTCAAAATGAGCTAAAAACAGGCACAATTCAAGAGTGTTTAGATAAACATATACTAACGCTTACCATGAGCAACCCTAGCAAAAAGAATGCGATTAACTATGAAATGTATTCAGCCCTAAGTCGGGCATTAGATCAAGCTGCAACAAATCAAGATGTTCATGTCGTTGTGCTTGCTGGTGAAGGTTCTTCATTTACCAGTGGCAATGATGTCAACGCATTCGAAACACGCGATACAACCAGTTCCGAACCACCCTCTTCCATTGTTTTTTTAAAAAGCTTAGCAACCTTTCCAAAACCGATTATTGCCAAAGTTAATGGTGTAGCAATTGGTATTGGTAGCACCATGCTTTTACATTGTGACCTTGTATATTCAAGCCAAAACTCTATTTTTCAGTTTCCCTTTGTGAACTTAGGACTTGTACCTGAAGCAGGTTCAAGTTACATCTTGCCTAGATTATTGGGCTTTGCTCGCGCTTCGGAGATTATTTTATTAGGTGAAAAATTTTCGGCAGACCAAGCAAAAATTTATGGTCTGGTAAATGAAATATTTGAAGTAACTGAGCTGGATCAGGTAGTTGAAGATATAGCAATCAAACTCGCTCACAAACCAAGCCAAGCCTTACAACTGAGTAAAAAGTTGCTAAGAGATATGCCAATCGATGATTTATTAAATCGTATTGACCATGAGTCAACTATCTTCTCGGATTGTTTACAAGGTTCCGAGTTTAAAGAAGCATTAAACGCTTTCAAAGAAAAAAGAAAACCGAACTTTCACAAGCAAACAGTCTAAATACACCTACTAAAAAGCCAGCCTTGAAAAAAAAGCTGGCTCTTATAAGTAAATCAGATGCGTTTAGCTAATCTCGGTACGAATATTATTCACCATATGTAAAAGACGCGGTGCAATATCTTCTTCGAGTTTTTCACGGTTCATAATAAAGCTTGGACCGCCACAGTTAAACACCAGTAAACCATGTTGCTCATGAATAAGTGGAACTGCAACTGAATTGACATCTTTATGCCATTCACCGATTGAAAAACAATATCCAAAATCTTGGTAATCTTTGAAAGCTTTGTCTAGATCACGATTAATTTTGATCCAGTCTTCTTTGTGCTTGCTACGAATGGCATCAAGTAAAAACTCTCGTTCATCTTCAGGCATTGCAGCTAAACAGGCACGTCCCATCGAACTTAAATGAATAGGTAAATAAGTTCCAACTTGACGACGCATAGTCATATTGCCTTTACCTTGTACCACATCAAGATAAATCATATTCAGTCGATCGCGTGTTGCCATTGCAACAGCAGCGCCAGCATAGTCTGCCAAATTTTTCATATATGGATGAGCGATAGAGCGAATCGACACGTTAGATAACATCGAATAACCAAACGCAAGAACACCCACTGAAAGCTGGAATTTGCTTGAATTTGGTACTTGTTTGATATAACCCAAACGTGACAAGGTATGTGTAAGGCGAGTAATGGTTGGTTTTGGCAAACCTGTCATCTGAGCAAGCTCTTGGTTGCCCAAATGTTGATGCTTAGGCGTAAAACAACGTAATAGCTCTAAACCACGGGCCAATGCAGTAATAAATTGGCGATCATTTTCATCCTGCATATCTTCAATCGGATGTAATAATTCATGCCGTAAAGGTGCTAATAATTTTTCTGTTTGTTCTGCATCAACTGCATCATTCATTGTCATACCAATCCATATTTTGTTTCGCACTGCGAAAATTATAATCTATTTTTTCTATAAATAGCAAAAGAGCAAACATCCGAGTCTGCACCAAAAAAATAACTTCATATAACTCATTAAAGCGAAAGATTAAATATTTTATTTTCTGATTTTAAATATAATTTTAACCTTCCGCTTTTAAGCCACTTATCCAATTACGCCCTTTTCTTTAAGCTCGACTAACTTGTCTGAAGAAACCACTCGGCCCAAAACGACCTGCGTATGCTCACCCAGCAGCGGCGGTGCTGTTTTGTACTCTACGGGTGTTCTAGAAAGTTTGATTGGCGACCCAATCACCTTCAGCTTTTCACGTTGGGGATGGTTCATCTCGACTAACATTTCTCGAGCAATCACTTGCGGCTCTTGAAAAGCTTGTTCCAAGTTATTAATAACACCGACGGGAACTTTAGCCGCATAGATTGCATCTACCCATTCATCAGCTGTTTTTGTTAAAAAGTGATTTGATAAAATTTCAATAATTTCATCACGATGCTTAATGCGGTCTGCATTTCGGGTAAAACGCACATCATTTGGTAAATCAGGTAAACCTATACTTCTACAGAGTTGAATAAACTGAGTGTCATTTCCACATGCAATAATGAAATCACGGTCAGAAGCTTTGAACACTTGATAAGGCACAATATTGGCATGTGCGTTGCCATAACGTTTAGGGATATTTCCTGATGAAAGATAGTTCATTCCCTGATTTGCCATTGTGGCAATTTGGACATCAAGCAAAGCCATATCAATGTATTGGCCTAAACCTGTCAAATGACGGTTGAGTAAAGCAGCCTGTATAGCAATCGTAGAGTAAAGTCCTGTAGCTAAATCAGAAAATGCGACCCCTACTTTTTGTGGACCGCCACCTGGCAAATCATCTCTCTCACCCGTAACCGACATGAGTCCGCCCATGCCCTGAATAATAAAATCATAACCGGGCTCTTCTGCTCTTGGGCCATTTTGACCAAAACCTGTAATTGAGCAATACACCAGTTTAGGGTTAATCTCAGATAAAGACTCATAGTCCAAACCGTATTTTTTCAAAGAACCCGCTTTGTAGTTTTCAATCACGACATCGGTGTCTTGAATAAGGGCTTTAATCAATTCTTGGCCATCAGGACTCGCAATATCGATAGCAACAGACAGTTTATTGCGGTTAGTAGACTGATAATAAGCAGCTTCTTGAGTGTCTTGGCCTGAGTCATCTTTCATCCAAGGTGGCCCCCAAGAACGGGTATCATCACCAACTTTCGGTCTTTCAATTTTGATTACATCTGCACCCAAATCGGCAAGAATCTGTCCACACCAAGGCCCAGCCAATACCCGACTTAAGTCAAGCACCCGAATTCCATTTAAAGCACCCATCTTCATCCCACTATATTTTGTGACTTATTTCCTATAGGAAAACTTATCCATTTAAAATTTCGCATAGCGATATATACTTTTAATATACATACCTCTTTTTAAAAATCAAACTTTAATTTTCCACTAAAAATAATGATTTTTTATAAGAAAATATAGCTTAAATAAATCAATAAATTAGCTAAAGATAAATCAATAACAAAGTACCGCATTGCGAAATTAATTTTCAAAATATGTTGTTTTGCATTCATCCTTTGATTACTATCGCTTCAAATATTGGTGATTTTACGAACATCACATTGAAGTTTTTGCATGTAGTAAAAGGACGAGACTATGATTCGAGATCAGGAAACCTTAGATCAACTTGTTGATATGATTCGACAATTTGTTGAAGGTGTATTAATTCCTCATGAGAATGAAGTCGCTGAAACAGATGAAATTCCTCAAGATATTGTTGAGCAAATGAAAGCGCTGGGCTTATTTGGCTTAACTATCCCTGAAGAATACGAGGGTCTTGGACTGACAATGGAAGAAGAAGTCTATGTGGCTTTTGAATTAGGTCGTACCTCTCCTGCTTTTCGCTCTCTAATTGGAACCAATAATGGCATTGGCTCAAGTGGCCTGATTATTGACGGAACCGAAGCACAAAAATCATTTTTCTTGCCACGTTTAGCACGTGGTGAAGTGATCAGTTCTTTTTGCTTAACCGAACCAGATGCAGGTTCTGATGCGGCCTCTTTAAAAACCAGTGCAGTAAAAGAGGGTGACTTTTATATTTTAAATGGCACCAAACGTTTTATTACCAATGCTCCTCACGCTGGCGTATTCACAGTCATGGCACGTACAAACTTTGATATTAAAGGTGCTGGTGGTATTTCTGCTTTTATTGTCGATAGCCAAACTCTGGGGATTTTTCTTGGCAAACGCGATAAAAAGATGGGACAAAAAGGTGCACATACCTGTGACGTCATTTTTGAAAATTGTCGCATCCCTGCTTCTGCATTGATTGGTGGTGTTGAAGGTGTTGGTTTTAAGACTGCCATGAAAGTACTCGATAAAGGCCGTTTGCATATTGCGGCTTTGAGTGTTGGAGCAGCAACCCGAATGCTAGATGATTCTTTAAATTACGCCATCGAACGTAAGCAATTTGGACAACCGATTGCGGAATTTCAACTCATTCAAGCCATGCTAGCTGACTCAAAAGCTGAAATTTATGCAGCCAAATGCATGGTCTTAGATGCTGCTCGCCTACGTGATGCAGGAAAAAACGTTAGCACTGAAGCTTCCTGCGCAAAAATGTTTGCAACCGAAATGTGTGGCCGTGTCGCTGATCGCTGCGTACAAATTCACGGCGGCGCTGGCTATATCAGTGAGTATGCGATTGAACGTTTTTATCGCGATGTCCGTTTGTTCCGTCTTTATGAAGGCACGACCCAAATTCAACAAATGATTATTGCCCGAAACATGATTCGCGCTGCGTCTTAATCAAATTTTAAGCACTTCAAAACGACTTGAACTGCTTTCAATCAAATGTAGGTAATGGATTATGGCTACAAATTACAAAGAAGGTCTTTCTCGTATACAGCCTCATACGTGGAAAATAGCATTTATTTTTGCATTTCTAGCACTATTAGTAGATGGAGCAGATTTGATGCTGCTGTCTTATAGCTTAAATAGTATTAAGGCAGATTTTGGATTAAGTTCAGTACAAGCAGGTATGCTTGGCAGTTTTACATTGGCAGGAATGGCCGTTGGAGGCATTTTTGGAGGATGGGCATGCGATAAATTTGGTCGCGTCCGCATTGTTGTTATTTCTATTTTAATTTTCTCACTCCTCACCTGTGGCTTAGGTTTTACTCAGAGCTTTCTTCAATTTGGTATTTTAAGATTTTTTGCATCACTTGGTTTGGGTTCACTTTATATTGCCTGTAATACCCTCATGGCCGAATATGTACCAACACGTTTCCGTACAACTGTACTCGGCACGCTACAAGCTGGCTGGACGGTAGGCTATATTGTTGCGACTTTGCTTGCAGGTTGGATTATTCCTGATCATGGCTGGCGCATGCTGTTTTATGTTGCGATTATTCCCGTTGTTATTGCTGTGCTCATGCATATTCTTGTACCAGAACCAGAAGCATGGCAAAAGTCACGACTACAACAACCTGTTGTAGCGCAAAACGCATCGAAAACTTCAGCATTTAAGCTTATTTTCCAAGATAAACGAAACCGTAATATGTTTATCTTATGGGCGTTAACCGCAGGCTTTTTACAGTTTGGTTACTATG
This region of Acinetobacter sp. XS-4 genomic DNA includes:
- a CDS encoding IclR family transcriptional regulator translates to MSQNTETEKPINFDEIRLDPISHIHRENNPQFIASLARGLELLRCFSANNQVLGNQELAKMTGLPKPTIARITNTLVSLGYLKQLPNSTKYTLDIGVLSLGYAALSNISIRNIAHQYMEELSQYVQAPVAMATRDRLNMVYIDVVQIETALNMRRPIGSTLPLHSSSMGRACLAATPERERNFLLDALKQKNPENWPAIKRSLERAFRDYQDYGYCLSLGEWHKEVNSVAVPLVSSKHGLYVFNCGAPSFHLNPEKLEGEIGPRLIHMVHNIQDALNETH
- a CDS encoding MFS transporter, giving the protein MMKNALYTPTIILMAIAAGICTGGNYFSQPLIHSISVSLNLTETTTAWVPTLAQITYACGLLFLMPLGDIIEKRKLLFVFMLLASSGLIISGFSHNIYLLLLGTVITGLFSSSAQLLLPLAASLVPIQQSGRVVGFLLSGLMMGVLLARSLSGLMSTLFAWNIIYLVSGFLLLVIAFILHRNIGLFPPTKSENYVKTIRSLPKIFIQNRRLRTRTYIGGFTFACVSLTFTTMSLLLAPAPYFFSDFTIGLFSFVGVLGTFVANFSGKFIDQGYIHKISIYCGIGLILSWILFSLLPYHFAFYIIALLILYASLSAVHVTNQSIVFKLNQELRSRFNAIYMTGYFAGGALGTTAGSYAWKHFGWTGVCILGLIFAILCLYYCVRDAKKQHSSNLC
- a CDS encoding nitronate monooxygenase family protein, whose translation is MKTKITELFEIEHPIIQGGMHYVGFAELAAAVSNAGGLGIITGLTQRTPENLAKEIARCREMTDKPFGVNLTFLPTVNTPDYPGFVEAIIKGGVKVVETAGRNPEQVMPYLKAAGIKVIHKCTSVRHSLKAQQIGCDAVSVDGFECGGHPGEDDVPNMILLPLAADALEIPFVASGGMADGRSLAAALAMGADGINMGTRFIATREAPVHANVKQAILNATELDTRLIMRALRNTERVMNNAAVEKIVAKEKALGESIKFEDIIEEVAGVYPKVMIDGDVNAGAWSCGLVASLIHDIPTCDELVSRIVKDAEDIIRGRLLGLL
- a CDS encoding enoyl-CoA hydratase, translating into MQQDNKTQNELKTGTIQECLDKHILTLTMSNPSKKNAINYEMYSALSRALDQAATNQDVHVVVLAGEGSSFTSGNDVNAFETRDTTSSEPPSSIVFLKSLATFPKPIIAKVNGVAIGIGSTMLLHCDLVYSSQNSIFQFPFVNLGLVPEAGSSYILPRLLGFARASEIILLGEKFSADQAKIYGLVNEIFEVTELDQVVEDIAIKLAHKPSQALQLSKKLLRDMPIDDLLNRIDHESTIFSDCLQGSEFKEALNAFKEKRKPNFHKQTV
- a CDS encoding IclR family transcriptional regulator, with the protein product MNDAVDAEQTEKLLAPLRHELLHPIEDMQDENDRQFITALARGLELLRCFTPKHQHLGNQELAQMTGLPKPTITRLTHTLSRLGYIKQVPNSSKFQLSVGVLAFGYSMLSNVSIRSIAHPYMKNLADYAGAAVAMATRDRLNMIYLDVVQGKGNMTMRRQVGTYLPIHLSSMGRACLAAMPEDEREFLLDAIRSKHKEDWIKINRDLDKAFKDYQDFGYCFSIGEWHKDVNSVAVPLIHEQHGLLVFNCGGPSFIMNREKLEEDIAPRLLHMVNNIRTEIS
- a CDS encoding CaiB/BaiF CoA-transferase family protein — its product is MGALNGIRVLDLSRVLAGPWCGQILADLGADVIKIERPKVGDDTRSWGPPWMKDDSGQDTQEAAYYQSTNRNKLSVAIDIASPDGQELIKALIQDTDVVIENYKAGSLKKYGLDYESLSEINPKLVYCSITGFGQNGPRAEEPGYDFIIQGMGGLMSVTGERDDLPGGGPQKVGVAFSDLATGLYSTIAIQAALLNRHLTGLGQYIDMALLDVQIATMANQGMNYLSSGNIPKRYGNAHANIVPYQVFKASDRDFIIACGNDTQFIQLCRSIGLPDLPNDVRFTRNADRIKHRDEIIEILSNHFLTKTADEWVDAIYAAKVPVGVINNLEQAFQEPQVIAREMLVEMNHPQREKLKVIGSPIKLSRTPVEYKTAPPLLGEHTQVVLGRVVSSDKLVELKEKGVIG
- a CDS encoding acyl-CoA dehydrogenase family protein; amino-acid sequence: MIRDQETLDQLVDMIRQFVEGVLIPHENEVAETDEIPQDIVEQMKALGLFGLTIPEEYEGLGLTMEEEVYVAFELGRTSPAFRSLIGTNNGIGSSGLIIDGTEAQKSFFLPRLARGEVISSFCLTEPDAGSDAASLKTSAVKEGDFYILNGTKRFITNAPHAGVFTVMARTNFDIKGAGGISAFIVDSQTLGIFLGKRDKKMGQKGAHTCDVIFENCRIPASALIGGVEGVGFKTAMKVLDKGRLHIAALSVGAATRMLDDSLNYAIERKQFGQPIAEFQLIQAMLADSKAEIYAAKCMVLDAARLRDAGKNVSTEASCAKMFATEMCGRVADRCVQIHGGAGYISEYAIERFYRDVRLFRLYEGTTQIQQMIIARNMIRAAS
- a CDS encoding MFS transporter → MATNYKEGLSRIQPHTWKIAFIFAFLALLVDGADLMLLSYSLNSIKADFGLSSVQAGMLGSFTLAGMAVGGIFGGWACDKFGRVRIVVISILIFSLLTCGLGFTQSFLQFGILRFFASLGLGSLYIACNTLMAEYVPTRFRTTVLGTLQAGWTVGYIVATLLAGWIIPDHGWRMLFYVAIIPVVIAVLMHILVPEPEAWQKSRLQQPVVAQNASKTSAFKLIFQDKRNRNMFILWALTAGFLQFGYYGVNNWMPSYLESELGMKFKEMTAYMVGTYTAMILGKVLAGMMADKLGRRFTYAFGAIGTAIFLPLIVFYNSPSNILYLLVTFGFLYGIPYGVNATYMTESFATAIRGTAIGGAYNVGRLGAALAPATIGFLASGGSIGLGFVVMGAAYLICGVIPALFIKEKLYDPQKS